CTGTCAGGACCTGCAGAATGCCCGCGCGGCCCGTCAGCCCGCTCGGCGCCCACGTCATTCCTCCATCGTCGCTGCGGAAGACACCGCCGTTGACGTAATCCGCCTCATAAATGAGGCGAGAAGAAGCCGGGTCGACGGCCAGAAAGCCGCCGGGCGAAGGGATCGCCGTCCAGGATTCCCCTCCGTCGTCGCTTCGCCAGCCGCCGCCCTGGACGAGGTAAAGGACGCTCGGATCGGAAGGCGCGAGAGCGAAACCGCTCACGTCCGGAAATACCCCCGGCGGAAAGGACGGCGAAATCGAACTCCAGGCCGCACCTCCGTCCGTCGTCCGGAGGAGAGTGCCCCCGAAGCCGTGGCACGAAATGTCGTCGGCGGCGAACGCCACCGAAGGATCCCGCGGATCCACCTCGAGAACCGGAACGACATCGCAGAAGCCGCTCGTGTAGACGACGCGCCAGGTGGCCCCGCGGTCGGTCGATTTCGCGATCGCCGGCAAGGAAACGGGAAAGTCGCCGTTGACGGTCTCGTACCCCGCGGCGTACAGGATGCCGGAAAGGCCGGGGGAAAAGCGCGTGACCCACGACAGGGGCACGGTCCCCACGGGTCGCCAGGTCGTCGCGCCGTCGTCGCTCTGAAAGATCTCCGTCACCCCGGTCGAGGCCGGAACGGCGGTCCACACCGTGCGCGCATCGGCGATATCCACCGCGGCGGCGGTCGCGGCGCCGGGCCCGCTCGACGTCCAGGCCCGGCCCGCCGCTCGCAACGCCGGATTCGCGATCGTCAGCAGAGCGAGCGTGATGACGAGGCGGATGGATCGCATCGAGGCATTTTCCCCGCCTTCGCTGTCGAAAGCTTGCTGCAATTGCATCGATTCCGGAACGCGAGGCGCCCTCGCGTTTGCTCCCGTCTCTCTACGGAGCGGAACCGGCTCGCGTCAGAGGAGATCTTCGGCGAACGCGCCGAGCTCGCCGTCGACGAGCTCCGCCCCCGCCTCGAGGTCCGGCGCGATGAAGCGGTCCTTCTTCCAGGTCTTGACGCGCCGGCGCACGATCCTCCGCGCCTCCTCGATCGGCGCGGAGCTTTTCAGAGGCCTGGCGAAGTCCAGCGCCTGGCAGGCCGCCAGGATCTCGATCGCGAGCACCCGCGTCACGTTGTCGACGACGGCCGCGAATTTTCGCGCCGCGATCGGAGACATCGACACGTGGTCCTCCTTGGCGGCGCCCGTCGGGATCGAGTCGACCGACGCCGGATGCGAGAGCACCTTGCACTCCGACGTCAGCGCCGCCGCCGTCACCTGCGCGAGCATGAAGCCGGATTGGAGCCCCCCCTCCTCGGTGAGGAAGCCGGGGAGCCCCGACAGCGACGGGTTGACGAGCTTCTCGACGCGGCGCTCCGAGATCGACGCCAGATCGGTCAGGACGATCGCCGCAAGGTCGAGCGGCGCCGCCACGGGAGCGCCGTGGAAGTTGCCGCCGGAGAGGATCTCGCCCCGGCCGGCGAAGACCATCGGATTGTCCGAGGCGGAGTTCATCTCGGTCTCGATCGCGCGGCGGGCGTATTCGAGGCCGTCTCGCACGGCGCCGTGCACCTGGGGCATGCAGCGCAGCGCGTAGTTGTCCTGGACTCTTCCGCAGTTCCGGTGGGATTCGCGGATCGCGCTTCCCGCCATCAGCTTCCGGAGGTTCGCCGCCGACGCGATCGCGCCGGGATGCGGCCGCGCGGCCATGATGCGGCGGTCGAAGGCGACGTCGCTCCCCCGCGAGGCGTCGAGCGACATCGCGCCGGCGAGATCGGCGACCTTGACGAGCCGCAGCGCGCGGGCGAGCGCGAGCCCGCCGACCGCGCACGTCATCTGGACGCCGTTGATGAGCGCCAGCCCTTCCTTCGGACCGAGCTCGACCGGGGCGAGGCGGGCGCGGGACAGGGCCTGCGCCGCCGGCATCCGCCGTCCACGCCAGAAGGCATCCCCCTCCCCGATCAGCCCGAGCGCCAGGTGCGCGAGCGGAGCGAGATCCCCCGACGCGCCGACGGAGCCCTGCTCCGGGACGACCGGGAGAACGTCGGCCGCGAGCATCGCGAGCAACGCCTCGACGGTCGCGGCGCGGATCCCGGAGAAGCCCTTCGCGAGCGTGTTCGCGCGCAAAGCGATCATCGCTCGCACGAACGGGGGGGGAAGCGGCGCTCCCATCCCCGCCGCGTGGCTGCGGACCAGGTTCTTCTGGAGCTCGGCGAGGCGGTCCTTCGGGATCACGACGTCGGAGAACCTCCCGAAGCCGGTCGTGATGCCGTAGGAGACCGTCCCCCGCCGCGCGAGCCGGTCGACGACGCGGCGCGACGCCGCGATCCTGCGCCGGGCCTCGGGAGAGAGGGAGACCGTCGCGTCCCGCGATGCGATCGCTTCCAGGTCGTCGAGGGTCAGGCGATCGCCGGTCAGGCGGATGCGTCGCATGCGCCGATGATAGAACGCCGCGCGCGATCCGTGCGATACTTCGCCACGGCGTGCCTGACCAACGGATACAGACGCTTGCGGTCCTCGGCGGCCAGTGGGGCGACGAGGGGAAGGGAAAGCTCGTCGATCTTCTCTCCGACCGCTACGACGCGGTAGCGCGGTACCACGGCGGCCACAACGCCGGGCACACCGTCAAGTTCGGGGACCGCCACTTCGCGCTCCATCTTCTGCCGGCGGGGGTCATTCGGGGCCGCGAGGCGTGGATCGGCGACGGCGTCGTGCTCGATCTCGACGCGCTCTTCGAGGAGATCGACGGCCTGAAGGCGGCGGGGATCGAGGTCGAACGGCACCTCAAGATCTCCGATCGCGCGCACCTGATCCTTCCCTATCACCGCCTGCTCGATGCCGCCCGCGAGAGCGCCGCCGGCGACGGGAAGATCGGCACGACGCTCCGCGGCATCGGTCCGGCCTACGAAACCCGCGCGGCCCGCACGGGGATCCGGACCGGCGCGCTGCGGCACCCCGACACGCTGCTCGCGAAGATCCAGCGCCTCGAGCGGGAGATCGGATGCGTCGCCGCCGCGCTCGGCACGCCCGGCGCACCCCCTGCCGCGGAGGTCTTCGACCAGCTCCGCGAGAAATCGAAGCGCCTGCTGCCGCTTCTCGACGACACGGGAGCGCGGGCGCGCCGCCACCTGAAGAACGGCAGGTCGCTCCTCGCCGAGGGCGCCCACGGAGCGATGCTCGACCTGTGCGCCGGGACGTACCCGTTCGTGACCTCGTCGACCTGCTCGAGCGCCGGGCTGGCGGCCGGCCTCCGGATCCCGCCCCAGGCGCTCTCGGCGTCGCTCGTCGTCGTGAAGGCGTACACGACCCGCGTCGGCGCCGGTCCGTTTCCGACCGAGCTCTCGGACGAGACGGGCGAGTTCCTCCGCAAGCGCGGCAACGAGTACGGGACGAGCACGGGACGCCCGCGCCGCACCGGATGGTTCGACGCGGTCGTCGCCCGGAGCGGCGTCGAGCTCTCCGGGGCGCGCTTCATGGCGGTCACGAAGCTCGACGTCCTCGACACGCTCGGCGAGATCCCCGTCTGCGTCGGCTATCGGCTGCGGGGACAGCACGTCCTCGAATTCCCCTCCGACGTCGAGGACGTCGAGGATCTCGAGCCGCTCTACACGCGCTGTCCCGGCTGGAAGTCGGACACGACGGGTGTCACCCGCTTCGAAGACCTTCCCGCCCACGCCAAGGAGTACGTCAAGTTCCTCGAGCTGCTCTGCGGCGCGACGGCGGTCGCCGTCTCCACCGGCCCGCGCCGCGAAGAGACGATCTTCCGCGCTCACGACGAGTTCTGGGACCGGCTTCCCCCGGCCGTCGCGTGATCGCGGGCGGCGGGCGTTCGAAGCACGAACCTCGAAACTCGAAAATCCATCCGATGTCATCCTGAGCGAAGAGGCCTGCCGCGCCGAAGCCTTGGCGAAGGCGGGAAGGATCTGCCCCCGGGCGCTCCCGCTCCGGGGAGCCCGGGGAACCTGCTAAACTTTCGATCGCCCCGAGTCGGTAGCTCAGTCGGTAGAGCAACGGCCTTTTAAGCCGTGGGTCCCGGGTTCGAGCCCCGGCCGACTCACCACGTCGCTTCCGCGGCCCGCGCGCCGCGCGTCCGCTTACGCTCCCACATCGCAGACCTCCTCCGCTCGATTACTTCGCGGAGACTATCCGCGATGTGTCCTCCGCGGCTCGCCTTCTCGGCTCGACCGCTCCGGGGCCCGGAAGCGCGACCGGGGAATCTTCCACCAGCATCGGGCACGCGATCTGAAGGACCACCAGGGGATCGAACCCGTAGACCGCGAGGAGGTCGCCCGTCGCGGGATCGGTGAATGGGAGCCAGTTCTTCTGGGGCCGGTCGTCGCCGAATCCGGAGAGCGCCACCGGCCGGACGCCGGACCCTCCGTCGCCGATCGAGGCGAGCGCAATTCGCACCCGCCCCGCCGGATGGTGCTCGGTCGTGACGCACGTGAAGCCGGGGTCGCCGCGCCGCGAGAAAAGACGCGCGTCCTCGAGCCCGCGGACCGGGTCCTCTCGGAGCGGCGCCGCGTCGCAAACGACTTCCCGCTGGTCGAGGAAGCGGAGGCGCCGGTCGGTCCGGATCAGGAAGTTCTTCGTCCTCATCACGCCGTCCGGCTCCGTGGCCGCGTACATCTGGTAGGGATCGATCCGATAGCTGACCGCCCGGCTGGTTCTCCTGCGAAACACCCTTTCGTGCCGCCTCGGGCTCGATGATGCCCGGCCGATCCTTCGCCGAACGGTTTCCATGGCGTCGGCCTTCGCCGGTCAACGACCCGACGCCGAGGAGACCGTGCGATTTCTGCTCGCCGACGATCCCTGTTGAACCCGATGGAGGTCGAATTGCGCCGAAGGAAGGCTTCACGGATATGCGATCTTCGCTCAGGAGAGAGGACTTCGCCCTCACGGCGATGAGCGCTCCTGCGCTCAGGGACGCCGAGACGGCGCCCCGGGCGCTCTGACCTTCGGCTGGATCGGCCCTCCGCACATCTCGCAACGCTCCGTCCCGTCTCCCGCGATCGGCACTTCCTCGTCGCACTTGTCGCACGCGGAGTTGACGCAAACACCCATCGAACGTTCTTCGCCGTTTTCCATGTCGGAATTCTACGGTCAGACGCTTCATGGGGCCGCATCGCGGTCGAATTCTGGCGAAGTAATCGAGCCGAGATTCCCGCGATGCCGGAGCGAAAGCGCGAGCGAGGGGGTGGCGCCCGCGCGGTCGAGTCGCTCGTTCGACGAGTCGCGCGGAACGAACGTGCCTGGTTGTCGTTCGCGATCCGAGCTCCGAGAGGTCGCGAACGCGGACCGGGGCCGGGAGCGCCGGAGTCGTCGAGCCCCTCTGAGGGCGAGCGGCGCAGGCCAGATCGCGGAAAGTCTCCTCGCCGGGATGAACGCGCAGGGCGCCGTGCGCAAGCGCCCGGCGAGGAGGAGGTCCGCGATCTGAGAGGCAGCAAGCGGTCGAGCGCCTCGAGCGCGAGCCGTGCTGCCGAAACAATGGCGTCCCCAACGGGAATCGAACCCGTGTCCCCGCCGTGAAAGGGCGGTGTCCTGACCGCTAGACTATGGGGACGCGGCGGAGGCGGGATTCTAGCACGGCGATTTCGCGAGGGCGGTCGTGGCGAGCCCTTCTTCTCCCCTACCGACAACGCCGAGCCGCGTCGAGGCGCGAGCCCGGCGGGATGCGGGGCAGCCGGCCCGCGGGCGCGGCGTACCGGTGCGTACGTTAAGCCCGCGGGCGGCTGCCACGCGCCCGCCCGGCTCGATGCATCGCCGCGCGGGCCGCTCAGAATTGTGTCAGGTTGT
This portion of the Thermoanaerobaculia bacterium genome encodes:
- the hutH gene encoding histidine ammonia-lyase; amino-acid sequence: MRRIRLTGDRLTLDDLEAIASRDATVSLSPEARRRIAASRRVVDRLARRGTVSYGITTGFGRFSDVVIPKDRLAELQKNLVRSHAAGMGAPLPPPFVRAMIALRANTLAKGFSGIRAATVEALLAMLAADVLPVVPEQGSVGASGDLAPLAHLALGLIGEGDAFWRGRRMPAAQALSRARLAPVELGPKEGLALINGVQMTCAVGGLALARALRLVKVADLAGAMSLDASRGSDVAFDRRIMAARPHPGAIASAANLRKLMAGSAIRESHRNCGRVQDNYALRCMPQVHGAVRDGLEYARRAIETEMNSASDNPMVFAGRGEILSGGNFHGAPVAAPLDLAAIVLTDLASISERRVEKLVNPSLSGLPGFLTEEGGLQSGFMLAQVTAAALTSECKVLSHPASVDSIPTGAAKEDHVSMSPIAARKFAAVVDNVTRVLAIEILAACQALDFARPLKSSAPIEEARRIVRRRVKTWKKDRFIAPDLEAGAELVDGELGAFAEDLL
- a CDS encoding adenylosuccinate synthase, encoding MPDQRIQTLAVLGGQWGDEGKGKLVDLLSDRYDAVARYHGGHNAGHTVKFGDRHFALHLLPAGVIRGREAWIGDGVVLDLDALFEEIDGLKAAGIEVERHLKISDRAHLILPYHRLLDAARESAAGDGKIGTTLRGIGPAYETRAARTGIRTGALRHPDTLLAKIQRLEREIGCVAAALGTPGAPPAAEVFDQLREKSKRLLPLLDDTGARARRHLKNGRSLLAEGAHGAMLDLCAGTYPFVTSSTCSSAGLAAGLRIPPQALSASLVVVKAYTTRVGAGPFPTELSDETGEFLRKRGNEYGTSTGRPRRTGWFDAVVARSGVELSGARFMAVTKLDVLDTLGEIPVCVGYRLRGQHVLEFPSDVEDVEDLEPLYTRCPGWKSDTTGVTRFEDLPAHAKEYVKFLELLCGATAVAVSTGPRREETIFRAHDEFWDRLPPAVA